In Oncorhynchus gorbuscha isolate QuinsamMale2020 ecotype Even-year unplaced genomic scaffold, OgorEven_v1.0 Un_scaffold_6338, whole genome shotgun sequence, the following proteins share a genomic window:
- the LOC124029427 gene encoding gasdermin-E-like produces MKQIGSTQTESDVSLGIPANTVMAYSLIELYVKCNGQFELCLFSNNGGFEKVRSKDDIEEDGIMDLRGNFDANSHLNLNEELDKLSGHFQLLSVLPVAKRSSLLQLLKTTMEDREAVSVLECVLDQLCEGETPDLGDLEESERETVQAILDLVDQCVGKDEDVIRSSLLSAIHLIVSAMDGMTDEGLSMLGSCCSPPVLQALQILVQHVAAGSGETLSLRDAGLAVLTEEDVYQRTESLFGHSEVTLKREEDTLRTEMKDQPGYLPLVMSITVKGLASLV; encoded by the exons ATGAAGCAGATCGGCAGTACTCAGACAGAAAGTGATGTATCACTGGGTATTCCTGCAAATACTGTCATGGCCTACAGTCTGATTGAACTCTATGTCAAATGCAATGGACAGTTTG AGCTGTGCCTCTTCTCCAACAATGGGGGCTTTGAAAAGGTTAGGTCAAAGGATGACATTGAAGAGGATGGAATTATGGACCTGAGAGGCAACTTTGATGCCAACAGCCACTTAAATCTGAACGAAG AACTGGACAAACTGAGTGGTCATTTCCAGCTGCTGTCAGTCCTGCCTGTGGCCAAAcgctcctctctgctccagctCCTCAAGACAACCatggaggacagagaggcagTCAGTGTGCTGGAGTGTGTG CTGGATCAGTTGTGTGAAGGTGAGACTCCTGACCTGGgtgatctggaagagtctgagagggagacagtccAGGCCATACTGGATCTTGTAGACCAATGTGTTGGGAAGGATGAGGATGTGATCAGATCCTCACTTCTCAGTGCCATCCACCTCATTGTCAGTGCCATGGACG GAATGACAGATGAAGGTCTCTCTATGTTGGGATCCTGTTGCAGTCCTCCAGTCTTACAGGCCCTGCAGATCCTG GTGCAGCATGTGGCAGCAGGGAGTGGGGAGACCCTCTCTCTGAGAGATGCAGGTCTGGCTGTTCTGACTGAGGAGGACGTGTATCAGAGGACAGAGAGTCTCTTTGGTCACTCTGAAGTTAcactgaagagagaggaggacacactGAGGACAGAGATGAAGGACCAGCCTGGATACCTTCCTCTAGTCATGAGTATCACTGTGAAAGGCCTGGCCTCTTTagtgtaa